A genome region from Methanobacterium subterraneum includes the following:
- a CDS encoding nucleoside deaminase codes for MGNEHLKFMIEAQKEAEKSLSDGGIPIGSVLVKNDDIIGRGHNKRIQMGSSILHAEMDCLENAGRLKSTDYKDCVIYTTLSPCAMCSGAIILYNIPVVVMGENENFQGPEQYLTDSEVELINLDLDSCKDLLGNFIENNSELWDEDIGV; via the coding sequence ATGGGAAATGAACACCTAAAATTCATGATAGAGGCTCAAAAAGAGGCTGAGAAGAGTTTAAGTGATGGTGGAATTCCAATTGGTTCGGTTCTTGTAAAAAATGATGATATAATAGGCAGAGGGCATAATAAAAGGATTCAAATGGGGTCCAGTATTCTCCATGCTGAGATGGATTGCCTGGAAAACGCAGGTAGGCTGAAATCAACAGATTATAAAGACTGTGTAATTTATACCACCCTCTCACCATGTGCCATGTGTTCCGGGGCAATAATTCTCTATAACATCCCAGTGGTAGTTATGGGGGAGAATGAAAACTTTCAAGGACCTGAACAGTATTTAACAGACTCCGAAGTGGAGTTGATAAATCTAGACCTAGATTCGTGTAAAGATCTGCTGGGAAACTTTATTGAAAACAATTCTGAATTATGGGATGAGGACATTGGGGTATGA
- a CDS encoding DUF5518 domain-containing protein — MVKWGPVIVGFILAIILGNLFGVYVNQYWGVNLGLFIAGFIVGYWVHEGTIGGLWNATVAGALGSIILAILLIVGGTIFGGIAGFAAGAVTGFTIVIVSLIANIVFMGVGGAIGGLISGS, encoded by the coding sequence ATGGTTAAATGGGGACCAGTAATTGTGGGATTTATTTTAGCAATTATTCTGGGTAACTTATTTGGGGTTTATGTGAATCAGTACTGGGGTGTGAACCTGGGATTATTCATTGCAGGATTCATCGTTGGATACTGGGTACACGAGGGGACAATTGGTGGTTTGTGGAATGCTACTGTAGCTGGTGCACTCGGATCCATAATACTGGCCATTCTACTCATTGTGGGAGGAACTATCTTTGGTGGTATTGCTGGATTTGCAGCAGGAGCAGTAACTGGTTTCACCATTGTTATTGTATCTCTAATCGCCAACATTGTTTTCATGGGTGTTGGTGGTGCCATTGGCGGATTGATCAGTGGAAGTTAA